In Pseudomonadota bacterium, a genomic segment contains:
- the rpmC gene encoding 50S ribosomal protein L29 has product MDAQDLRTKSPDELAQLLLDLKKEQFNLRFQAASGQLENTARVKSVRRDIARIKTVLNVKPAKAS; this is encoded by the coding sequence ATGGACGCCCAGGATTTGCGCACGAAGTCGCCGGACGAGCTGGCGCAGCTGCTTCTCGATCTGAAGAAGGAGCAGTTCAACCTACGTTTCCAGGCAGCCTCCGGGCAGCTCGAGAACACCGCACGGGTCAAGTCGGTGCGCCGCGATATCGCACGCATCAAGACCGTGCTGAACGTCAAGCCGGCCAAGGCCTCCTAA